GCCTTACCAACTGGTAACATTTTATTCCTAAACTCGAATGTTACCTGCTCACTTTACCAACTAACTAAATTACACCATGACAGACAAAGACCGGGCGAAAGCCTATTGGAAAGAAAACATTAAATATGTGCTTCTGCTACTATTTATATGGTTTATAGTTTCTTTCGGCGCAGGAATTATTTTTAAAGATGCGTTAAACACCGTCCGAATTGGCGGTTTTAAACTCGGTTTTTGGTTTGCTCAACAGGGCTCTATGTATGTATTTGTTGTGCTAATATTCGTTTACGTTCGTTTAATGAATAAATTAGATAAAAAATACGGATATGATGTATAGTGGCTTTCTCGCAGGTTTGGGCGTTCAAAATTGGACATACATTTTAGTAGGTATTACATTTACTATTTATATCGGCATATCCATTTGGGCTAGAGCCGGTTCTACAAAAGAGTTTTACGTTGCAGGAGGTGGAGTATCACCTTTAGCAAATGGTATGGCAACAGCAGCCGATTGGATGAGTGCTGCGTCGTTTATTTCCATGGCAGGTATTATTTCTTTTGCAGGTTATGATGGTGCTGTGTATTTAATGGGATGGACAGGCGGATACGTGTTGTTGGCTTTATTGTTAGCGCCTTATTTACGTAAGTTCGGTAAATTTACGGTTCCAGATTTTATTGGAGATCGTTATTATTCTAACACCGCACGTTCTGTTGGTGTCTTTTGTGCACTAATTGTATCTTTTACTTATGTTGCAGGCCAAATGAGAGGCGTGGGCTTAGTTTTTTCACGTTTTTTAGAGGTTGATATCAATACAGGTGTTATTATCGGTATGATAATCGTTTTATTCTATGCGGTTTTAGGAGGAATGAAAGGTATTACATATACGCAAGTCGCTCAATATTGTGTACTTATTTTTGCTTTTATGGTTCCGGCAATATTTATATCAATTCAAATGACGGGGAATCCTGTTCCGCAATTAGGTTTTGGTAGTCAGTTAGCTGATGGTTCAGGAACTTACTTATTAGATAAATTAGATGGTTTAAGCACCGATTTAGGTTTTGCTGAATATACTGAAGGGTCGAAATCTATGATTGATGTGTTTGCTATTACGCTAGCTTTAATGGTTGGTACAGCAGGATTGCCACATGTAATTGTAAGGTTCTTTACAGTGAAAAGAGTAAAAGATGCAAGAAAATCGGCAGGTTTAGCATTATTACTAATCGTAATTCTATACACAGCAGCACCAGCAGTATCGGTTTTTGCGCGTACAAACATGATAGAAACCGTATCGAACCAACCATATGCAAATATGCCGGAATGGTTTACAAAATGGGAAACCACAGGTTTAATTGTTTTTAATGATAAAAATAACGACGGTATTATTCAATACGTCGCAGACGAAAGTAAAAACGAACTTATTGTCGATAACGATATTATGGTTTTGGCAAATCCGGAAATTGCAAAATTACCAGACTGGGTAATTGCTTTAGTTGCAGCAGGTGCATTGGCAGCAGCCTTATCTACAGCGGCGGGTTTATTATTAGTAATATCGGCATCAGTATCTCACGATTTAATTAAAAAAATGATTAAGCCAGATATTAGCGAAAAAGGAGAATTAATTGCAGCACGCCTTGCAGCAGTAGTAGCTGTTTGTGTTGCTGGTTATTTCGGTATTAATCCGCCAGGTTTTGTGGCGGCAACGGTTGCGTTAGCTTTTGGGTTAGCGGCAGCTTCATTTTTCCCTGCTATTATTTTGGGTATTTTCTATAAAAAAATGAATAAAGAAGGCGCCATTGCAGGTATGGTTGTTGGTATTTTTTCGATGTTGTTTTACATGACCAAGTTTAAATTTGGTTGGTTTGGTGGTGGTACAAAAGCCGACTGGTGGTTTAATATTTCACCAGAAGGATTTGGTACGGTAGCCATGGTAATCAATTTTGTAGTTTCTGTGGTTATTATGAAGTTTACTCCAGAGCCACCAGAATATGTTCAGGAAATAGTTGAAAACATTAGAATACCAAGTGGAGCAGGAGAAGCAACACATTAAAATATAATTTTTTGCCTTACTACAAGAGTAGGTATAAAAAAACTGGTTGTATATATCTTTAAAAGATAAATGCAACCAGTTTTGTTTTTAGTAATCTTCAATTTTACAAGATGCGAGTTATTCTATAATACCAGCACAGCCAATACGAGCGCCAGCATCACCAGAGGGTTGAGATTTCATATCATCTACACCTAAATGCACAATAACTGCTTTACCTAAAATATCTTTAGTTTCATCGCCGCAACCTATACACCATTCATCTGTGGTTTTTGCAAGGGTTGCAACTCCGTTAGCATTTGCTGTTAAGTTTCCTATATCGCCTTTATGATACCCTGTGGCATCGCCCCAAGCACCATGTGGTTGTGCAGTAGGATTCCAATGTCCGCCAGAAGATTTTCCATCATCCGACGAACAATCTGCTTTTTCATGAATATGGATGGCGTGTTTACCAGCTTCCAATCCAGAAATGGTTCCGTTCATGGTTACTTGTCCGTTTTCTTCAGTAAAATTAAGTGTGCCCTTTATATCACTTCCGCTTTTTGGTGATAATAAAATGGATAAATTTTTATTCTTTACCATGGTGTTTTCAACGTTTTTAACCGCTTCAGTTTCTATAATGGTTTCGTTTTCGTTTTTAGAGTTTTTACAAGAAATGGCAAATACAAGAGTAAATGCGAGTACTACTAATTTTAAATCTTTCATAATTTTTCTGCTTTTTAGTAAAGTTAAGAAGATAATTAGTCTATTACAAGTTGTAGCTTGTTTCTTTAATTGTAATGCTTTTTGTATTTCTTAAGGCTCGGCTTATTTTGAAGTATGGATAAATGAATAAAACTGCAGTTGTTTTATTTAAAAATTTTGTGGTTTAATATCGGGTTAAACTTATTTACTTAAGGACGCCTTAAATTGTTGAGGAGTTATAAGTTCTACTTTTTTAAATTGTCGGTTAAAATAGCTCGTGTTATTAAAACCCGATTTAAAAGCCACTTCGGCCATTCGGAAATCTTTAGATTCCTTAATTAGTTTTTTAGAGAACTTTATTTTTTCAGAATTTATATAATCGATAGGAGAGATGCCTAAGGTATTTTTAAATTTCTTATGAAAATGAGATGTGCTCATACAAGCTTTTTTAGCGAGTAAATCGACACTAATGTCCTTATTAGTCAGGTTGTTTTTTATAAATTTTATAACCATACCAATTCGGGTATCATTAAAAATAGATTCGGTATCATTAAGTATAAAAGCCTTGGCTTTAGTTTGCAGTAAGCGAACCACAAGTTCTTGTATCATTAAATCTAGCAGCACATCTTTAGAGGTGTTGTTATTAGTAAAGGTGTAAACTAAGCGTTCCACAAGGTGATTTACATCGGTGTTATTAATAAGGTGCGATGCACTTTCGTCTAGTTTCCAGGTATTGTTTTCATTTTCTATAGCAACATGGTGGTTAAATTTTTGAACAACTTCGTCTATTTTACTACCATCAATGCCTAGAGCTAAACATTGCGTTGGGCTATCTAGGCTTGCTAAGGGGAAATCAATAACCATTTCTTTGTTGGTTGGCATGACTACAGATTCTCCAGGGAAAAAATCAAAAGACTCTAAACCATCAATATGCATTATTTTCTTTCCGGTAAGCATACTCGCAATTATCGGAAAATCGAATTTTAGCGCTACTTTTTCCGCGTAAGCGTGTGTTTCGTATATGTTTAATTCGGCATATTCCGCATTGTACGTGGTTCGGTTTTCAACTAAAGTTGTAAGTTTTCTAATGCTTCGGTGGTGGTTTAGTAGCTGGCTCATAATCAATAATACAAAAAAAGATGCGTGTTAATGGTTATATAATAGATACGTTCAATGTTTCGATAATTATGTTCAATTCATTCGTGATTTGATAATATAACTTTATCAAAACTAAGTATTAAGCAATTTATTAATAATAAAAATATGAATATGTTAAAATAATGCAAATTCATGTTAATTATTGATGATTAAATTAATAGATGTTTAACCAACAACAAAAACTGAGAACAAATGAGTTATTCTAAACCAAAATTTAAGGAATCGTATTCTAATTTTATCAACGGAAAATTTGTGCCACCAATTGGGGGTGAATATTTTGAGAATACATCGCCTATTGATAATAGTTTAATTGCAAAATATCCGAGATCGCAAAAAGAAGATGTAGACTTGGCGCTCGATGCGGCTAATGCAGCAAAAGAATCTTGGGGAAATACGCCAGCCGCAGAACGTGCTGCATTATTAAATAAGGTAGCCGATATTATTGAAGCCAATCTTGAAGAATTTGCCTTAGTGGAAACCTGTGATAACGGGAAACCTATACGCGAAAGTTTAAATGCCGATATACCTTTGGCAGTAGACCATTGGCGTTATTTTGCAGCTTGTATTCGTGCAGAAGAAGGTAGTGCTACCGAGCTAGATGCAAACACACTATCTATGAATATTAAAGAACCGCTGGGTGTGGTGGGGCAAATAATTCCGTGGAATTTCCCTTTGTTAATGTTATCATGGAAAGTGCCACCAGCTTTGGCTACAGGGAATTGTGTGGTTTTAAAACCGGCAGAACAAACACCATCTTCGGCTACATTATTAATGGAGAAAATTGCCGATGTATTTCCTCCTGGTGTTTTTAATATCGTACATGGTTTTGGTCCAGAAGCAGGAAAACCACTAGCGTCTAGTCCAAAAGTAGATAAGGTTGCCTTTACAGGAGAAACCACAACGGGGCAATTAATTATGCAATATGCTTCAAAAAATCTGAATCCGGTAACGATGGAATTGGGCGGAAAATCTCCAAATGTATTCTTTAATTCGGTAATGGATCATGATGATGCCTTTTTAGACAAAGCTATTGAAGGCGCTGTTTTATTTGCTTTTAATAGTGGTGAAGTTTGTACGTGCCCATCTAGAATATTAGTGCAAGAAGATATTTATGATGCTTTTATGGAACGCGTTGTGGCGAGAACAAATGCCATTATTCAAGATAATCCTTACGATGTGAATACCATGCTTGGTGCGCAGGCGTCGAATGATCAATATGAAAAAATACAGGCTTATTTAAAAATTGGTAAAGAAGAAGGTGCAAAGGTGTTAACAGGTGGCGATGCTAAAAAGCTAAGTGGCGAATTTGCAAACGGATTCTACATACAACCAACTATTTTAGAAGGCCATAATAAAATGCGAGTCTTTCAAGAAGAAATTTTTGGTCCTGTTGCTTGTGTTACAAAATTTAAAGATGAAGCCGAAGCATTGGAAATTGCCAATGATACACTTTATGGTTTAGGTGCTGGGGTTTGGACGCGAGATGCACACCAACTATATCAAATACCGAGAGCTATAAAAGCTGGGCGTGTTTGGGTGAATTGTTACCATGCTTACCCAGCGCATGCTCCATTTGGCGGTTATAAAAAATCGGGCTTCGGTCGTGAAAATCATGTGATGATGATGAATTATTATCGTCAAACAAAAAACATGCTCATTTCTTACGACAAGAATAAGTTAGGCTTCTTTTAGAATTAGAATGAAATTAATAGTTTAAGACTTAAAAGGTTGAACCATGCAGTGTTCAGCCTTTTTTGTAAAATGCAATTTAAAATTATGAAAAGAGTAGAAATCACAAAAGAAGCAGCCGCCGTAGTAGCAGCATTGCAGGCAAAGCATGGTGAACTTATTTTTCATCAAAGTGGAGGTTGTTGCGACGGATCGGCTCCAATGATTTTTGAAAAAGACGATATGTATCTCGATGAAAGCGATATTTTATTGGGTAGTGTAGCAGGAGTTAATTTTTATATGAATCAAGATCAGTTCGAGTATTGGAAACACACCCATTTAACAGTAGATGTCACTGAAGGCCGAGGCGCAAGTTTTTCTTTAGAAATACCATTAGGACTCCGTTTTTTAATTCATTCGCGTTTATTTAATGAAGCAGAACAAGCGTTTTTTAAAAGCGTTTAAAATTTAATTGTTTTAAACACACTTATTTTGTTAACAAAACCTAAAAACAAAGTCAAATACATATTATTTTGCTATTTTAGAAGTCAGAACTGAATAGCTTTTTTAAAAGTAGAATTCAGTGAAGAATTTCCACTTTTTTTGTTAAAAACCAACTAAAAACATATCATGAGTAATTATCACATAAAACATTTAGAAGAATATTATCAAGTCTATAGAAAGTCGGTTAGAGAACCCGAAAATTTTTGGGAAGAAATAGCTGAAGAGCATTTTATGTGGCAAAAAAAATGGGATAAAGTTTTAAGTTGGGATTTCTCGAAGCCAGAGGTAAAGTGGTTTGAAGGAGCTCAATTAAATATTACAGAAAACTGTATCGATAGGCATTTGCCAACGCGAGGCGATAAAACGGCTATTTTATTTGAGCCAAACGACCCGAATGATCCCGCTGAACATATTTCGTACAACCAATTGCACGATCGTGTAAATCAGTTTGCTAATGTTTTAAAAAGCAGAGGTATTGCAAAAGGCGATCGCGTTTGTATTTACTTGCCAATGATTCCCGAATTGGCTATCGCCACTTTAGCATGTGCTAGAATTGGAGCCATTCACTCGGTGGTATTTGCAGGTTTTTCTGCTACAGCATTATCAACTCGAATTAACGATTCCGATTGTAAAATAGTAATTACTAGCGATGGTTCTTACCGAGGTTCTAAAACTATAGATTTAAAAGGTATTGTAGACGAGGCTTTAGAGAGTTGCCCAGGTGTTAAAGATGTTTTGGTTGCCAAACGAATTAATACGGATATCCATATGGAAGCTGGTCGTGACCAATGGTTGCAACCACTTTTGGATGCGGCATCTATCGATTGCAAAGCTGAGGTTATGAATGCAGAAGATCCGTTGTTTATTTTGTACACATCGGGTTCTACCGGAAAACCAAAAGGCATGGTGCATACCACAGCCGGATATATGGTTTATACAGCTTATACTTTTAAAAATATATTTCAATATAAAGAAAACGATGTGTATTGGTGTACTGCCGATATTGGTTGGATTACTGGGCATAGTTACATTCTTTACGGTCCGTTAACAAATGGAGCCACAACTGTTTTATTTGAAGGTGTACCAAGTTATCCAGATTTTGGACGCTTCTGGGAAATTGTAGAAAAACATAAAGTAAATCAGTTTTACACCGCACCAACAGCAATTAGAGCGTTGGCAAAACAAGGTGTGGAATTAGTAGAAAAATACGATTTATCATCATTAAAAGTACTTGGTTCGGTAGGCGAGCCTATAAACGAAGAAGCTTGGCACTGGTATAACGATAACGTCGGGAAAAAGAAAAGCCCTATTGTTGATACTTGGTGGCAAACAGAAACTGGCGGAATTATGATTAGTCCAATTCCGTTTGTAACACCAACAAAACCAACTTATGCCACGTTACCGTTTATTGGTATTCAACCGGCTTTAATGGATGAAGAAGGGCAGGAGTTAAAAGGCAATCAAGTCGACGGACGTTTGTGTATAAAATTCCCTTGGCCAAGTATGGCTAGAACCATTTGGGGAAATCACCAACGTTATAAAGATACGTACTTTTCGGCATACGAAAATAAATATTTTACAGGCGATGGCGCCTTGCGTGATGAGGTTGGTTATTACAGAATTACGGGTCGTGTAGACGATGTTATTATCGTTTCTGGTCATAATCTAGGTACCGCTCCTATAGAAGATGCGGTTAACGAGCATCCAGCAGTTGCAGAGTCGGCTATTGTTGGCTTCCCACACGATATTAAAGGAAACGCACTTTATGGTTATGTTATTCTGAAGGATTTTGGTGAAACCAGGGATCAAAACAATCTTAGAAAAGAAATTAACCAAATGATTACCGAGTCTATCGGGCCAATCGCGAAACTAGATAAAATTCAGTTTACTGCTGGCTTACCAAAAACACGTTCGGGTAAAATTATGCGACGTATTTTGCGTAAAATAGCAAGTAACGATACTAGTAATTTAGGAGATACAAGTACATTATTAAACCCAGAGGTTGTACAGGAAATAATGGATAATGTACTGTAGTTTAATTTATCAATCATTTAAAAATAAATAGTTATATAGTTAGTACTAACTATATACAATGTTGTGTGTAACCTGAAAAAAAAATGAGCTATCAAGCATTAAAATGGAAAAAATTTAAATTCACATTGCACCCAATTGAATTTGAAAAGGTATTTGAAGGCTTAGAATACTTCATAGCTATTACGAATACCAGAGTTGATGAGAATTATGAAATAAAAGACAAGACCTCTATTTTTTTTCGATATAAGTTATATTATGAAAAAATTATCTCTGGTGAGGAATGGAAAAATGATGATTGGAAATTAAATATTCACACATCTTTGACTGACAATCCAAAATATATCGAATACGAAAGGTTTGAACAAAATGAAAATGGAGAAACGAGAACTTTTAAGCGGTCAACTCAACTTGAACCAGTAATTAATATTAGTCCTTTTTCACTTCAGGTAGACCATAAAGAAAGATTGAGTGTTATGTTCTATGACCATAAAAACAATTCCAATATTGGACTAGAAATTAGTTATCCAAAAGAAATTCAATATTTGGAAAGTGGAAACATAATTTCGACAGAAAACCTTTCAACTCATAAACTATATCTAGAACTTATAACTCGTATCAAAAAAGTTAGCAAAAAGGCTAAAGCGAAAAGAAAGGATAGTTTATCAAAACCTAATTTTTGGATAAATTCAAAGTGTATAAAAGGAGTGAATAATAATGTGATGATAAAGCAAAATATGATTACTTTGGAGTAAAGGCTACACACAACAAGGTATAAAAATAATAGCGGTTTAATCGCTAAAATGAAAGTAAGAAAATATAAAAAATGTCAGTGTTTAACCGAAAAGTTAGTGCGTAAAAATCCGCTAATATTCTTATACAACAACGTTAGGCACAATTAAAAAATAAATTAATGATTTATAGTTTTTCTAAATCTGATATAACTAGATATATTGTCTTGGATCATTCTCTATTAATTGAAGAAATTACTTCGGAAACAATTTGTAAACTATTAGGAATAGATATATTAGATTCAAAGGCATTAGGACATAATTCTGGTTCTTTAAGTTTTTATCAAAAAGTATTATTGATAAAGGATGTAATTGGTGTTGATTCTGAGATGGCAAAAAAAATAGAAGTATTTTCTCAAATTAGAAATAAATTTGCCCATTTAAGAAAAATAGAGACTTGGAGAGATTTTTTTTCAATATCTAAAACATACTCTAATATTGAAAGAAATTTAAAAAATTGGTATCAAACAGAAGAAAATATTGATTTGGATTTTGAAAATAACACAAGACTCTTATACTTTCATCTAACAGAAGATTTATTCATGTTCTTAGTAAAAATTAACAGTTATTATGAATTCAATCAAAGAAACTCCAAGCAAGAGATTCACCACAACAATGCCTTGTTTGAATTTATGAAAAAAAAATTAAGTGATGAACTAGGAATTGATGACATTGATGAGGCGTATTTCAATAGATATTCAGATGAAATAGAATAACTATACCTAACAAGTACTGTGCTAAAAAACAAGTAAAATCTTATTAATTTTTCACTAGTGTACTTTTATATTCCTTGTCAAATATTAAACCCGATTTTGCAATAGCAAAAGCTTGTTTTAGTAGCTTATTACATACCGCGATTAATGCTAATTTTTTACTCTTTCCTTTTGCTACTAATCGTTCATAAATATCCCTGCATGCTTTGTTGTATTTACAAGCTGTAAAACTGCACATAAATAATAAATTCCTGAGTTTTTGATTGCCCATTTTACTAATGCGTGGTCGTCCTTTTATACTACTTCCACTTTGCCTAATCACTGGAGTTAATCCTGCGTAACTACATAATTCTGCTGCACTCGAAAAGCGTTCAAAACCACCTGTTAAAACGATTAACATAATAGATGTTTTTTTTCCGATTCCTGGTATGGTTTTTATTCGAGTAAATAAATCTTTATGAGCCTCTTTTACTAAAACTAGCAATAACTCTTCTAAGCTGGACATCTCTTTATCTAAATGTTTTAAACTACGCTTTAAAGATCTCACAATGGCTTTACTTGGCTCCCCTAAAACAGATTCACCATGAAGTTTATTCTTTATCATTGTTCGCTGTTTTGTATATACAGAAAGGGTTCTGGTAATTTGAAGACACTCCTGTACTTCCTTAGAACTACCTTTCCAAAGT
The window above is part of the Algibacter sp. L3A6 genome. Proteins encoded here:
- a CDS encoding DUF4212 domain-containing protein: MTDKDRAKAYWKENIKYVLLLLFIWFIVSFGAGIIFKDALNTVRIGGFKLGFWFAQQGSMYVFVVLIFVYVRLMNKLDKKYGYDV
- a CDS encoding sodium:solute symporter family protein yields the protein MGVQNWTYILVGITFTIYIGISIWARAGSTKEFYVAGGGVSPLANGMATAADWMSAASFISMAGIISFAGYDGAVYLMGWTGGYVLLALLLAPYLRKFGKFTVPDFIGDRYYSNTARSVGVFCALIVSFTYVAGQMRGVGLVFSRFLEVDINTGVIIGMIIVLFYAVLGGMKGITYTQVAQYCVLIFAFMVPAIFISIQMTGNPVPQLGFGSQLADGSGTYLLDKLDGLSTDLGFAEYTEGSKSMIDVFAITLALMVGTAGLPHVIVRFFTVKRVKDARKSAGLALLLIVILYTAAPAVSVFARTNMIETVSNQPYANMPEWFTKWETTGLIVFNDKNNDGIIQYVADESKNELIVDNDIMVLANPEIAKLPDWVIALVAAGALAAALSTAAGLLLVISASVSHDLIKKMIKPDISEKGELIAARLAAVVAVCVAGYFGINPPGFVAATVALAFGLAAASFFPAIILGIFYKKMNKEGAIAGMVVGIFSMLFYMTKFKFGWFGGGTKADWWFNISPEGFGTVAMVINFVVSVVIMKFTPEPPEYVQEIVENIRIPSGAGEATH
- a CDS encoding superoxide dismutase family protein, with translation MKDLKLVVLAFTLVFAISCKNSKNENETIIETEAVKNVENTMVKNKNLSILLSPKSGSDIKGTLNFTEENGQVTMNGTISGLEAGKHAIHIHEKADCSSDDGKSSGGHWNPTAQPHGAWGDATGYHKGDIGNLTANANGVATLAKTTDEWCIGCGDETKDILGKAVIVHLGVDDMKSQPSGDAGARIGCAGIIE
- a CDS encoding AraC family transcriptional regulator, producing the protein MSQLLNHHRSIRKLTTLVENRTTYNAEYAELNIYETHAYAEKVALKFDFPIIASMLTGKKIMHIDGLESFDFFPGESVVMPTNKEMVIDFPLASLDSPTQCLALGIDGSKIDEVVQKFNHHVAIENENNTWKLDESASHLINNTDVNHLVERLVYTFTNNNTSKDVLLDLMIQELVVRLLQTKAKAFILNDTESIFNDTRIGMVIKFIKNNLTNKDISVDLLAKKACMSTSHFHKKFKNTLGISPIDYINSEKIKFSKKLIKESKDFRMAEVAFKSGFNNTSYFNRQFKKVELITPQQFKASLSK
- a CDS encoding aldehyde dehydrogenase family protein, with the protein product MSYSKPKFKESYSNFINGKFVPPIGGEYFENTSPIDNSLIAKYPRSQKEDVDLALDAANAAKESWGNTPAAERAALLNKVADIIEANLEEFALVETCDNGKPIRESLNADIPLAVDHWRYFAACIRAEEGSATELDANTLSMNIKEPLGVVGQIIPWNFPLLMLSWKVPPALATGNCVVLKPAEQTPSSATLLMEKIADVFPPGVFNIVHGFGPEAGKPLASSPKVDKVAFTGETTTGQLIMQYASKNLNPVTMELGGKSPNVFFNSVMDHDDAFLDKAIEGAVLFAFNSGEVCTCPSRILVQEDIYDAFMERVVARTNAIIQDNPYDVNTMLGAQASNDQYEKIQAYLKIGKEEGAKVLTGGDAKKLSGEFANGFYIQPTILEGHNKMRVFQEEIFGPVACVTKFKDEAEALEIANDTLYGLGAGVWTRDAHQLYQIPRAIKAGRVWVNCYHAYPAHAPFGGYKKSGFGRENHVMMMNYYRQTKNMLISYDKNKLGFF
- a CDS encoding DUF779 domain-containing protein, which codes for MKRVEITKEAAAVVAALQAKHGELIFHQSGGCCDGSAPMIFEKDDMYLDESDILLGSVAGVNFYMNQDQFEYWKHTHLTVDVTEGRGASFSLEIPLGLRFLIHSRLFNEAEQAFFKSV
- the acs gene encoding acetate--CoA ligase, producing the protein MSNYHIKHLEEYYQVYRKSVREPENFWEEIAEEHFMWQKKWDKVLSWDFSKPEVKWFEGAQLNITENCIDRHLPTRGDKTAILFEPNDPNDPAEHISYNQLHDRVNQFANVLKSRGIAKGDRVCIYLPMIPELAIATLACARIGAIHSVVFAGFSATALSTRINDSDCKIVITSDGSYRGSKTIDLKGIVDEALESCPGVKDVLVAKRINTDIHMEAGRDQWLQPLLDAASIDCKAEVMNAEDPLFILYTSGSTGKPKGMVHTTAGYMVYTAYTFKNIFQYKENDVYWCTADIGWITGHSYILYGPLTNGATTVLFEGVPSYPDFGRFWEIVEKHKVNQFYTAPTAIRALAKQGVELVEKYDLSSLKVLGSVGEPINEEAWHWYNDNVGKKKSPIVDTWWQTETGGIMISPIPFVTPTKPTYATLPFIGIQPALMDEEGQELKGNQVDGRLCIKFPWPSMARTIWGNHQRYKDTYFSAYENKYFTGDGALRDEVGYYRITGRVDDVIIVSGHNLGTAPIEDAVNEHPAVAESAIVGFPHDIKGNALYGYVILKDFGETRDQNNLRKEINQMITESIGPIAKLDKIQFTAGLPKTRSGKIMRRILRKIASNDTSNLGDTSTLLNPEVVQEIMDNVL
- a CDS encoding IS110 family transposase, with protein sequence MNKDIKYFGIDISYLVFDVTDSDGNYYQFKNKVSGFKAFRKLLNSESHCVMEATGYYHYQLAYYLFEEGLNVSVENPLSVKRFIQMRLSKVKTDKSDSKLICSYAEQVELKLWKGSSKEVQECLQITRTLSVYTKQRTMIKNKLHGESVLGEPSKAIVRSLKRSLKHLDKEMSSLEELLLVLVKEAHKDLFTRIKTIPGIGKKTSIMLIVLTGGFERFSSAAELCSYAGLTPVIRQSGSSIKGRPRISKMGNQKLRNLLFMCSFTACKYNKACRDIYERLVAKGKSKKLALIAVCNKLLKQAFAIAKSGLIFDKEYKSTLVKN